In Sulfitobacter pacificus, one DNA window encodes the following:
- the tssE gene encoding type VI secretion system baseplate subunit TssE, producing MAEKMLAERLQPSLLDRLTDEEPTQKQESRAHRAIDITRLREIIKRDLSWLLNTNSLGKALDSEKYPNAAKSVLNYGVREVAGEYSTSVRAELIRKSILNAISVHEPRIIMGSTAVELRTEQAKGETQIAFDIHADMWAQPVPLELYLRSKVDVTTGEISLDRVG from the coding sequence ATGGCTGAAAAAATGCTTGCTGAACGGTTGCAGCCGTCCCTTCTGGACCGGCTGACCGACGAAGAACCAACCCAAAAGCAAGAAAGCCGTGCCCATCGCGCCATCGACATCACCCGCCTGCGCGAGATCATCAAGAGGGACCTGTCATGGCTGCTGAACACCAACAGCCTTGGCAAAGCGTTGGACTCCGAGAAATACCCAAATGCCGCGAAATCCGTGTTGAACTACGGTGTGCGTGAAGTGGCGGGTGAATATTCCACCTCTGTGCGGGCAGAGCTGATCCGCAAGTCGATTTTGAATGCCATTTCGGTGCATGAACCGCGCATCATCATGGGCTCCACCGCAGTTGAGTTGCGCACAGAACAAGCCAAGGGCGAAACCCAGATTGCGTTTGATATTCATGCCGATATGTGGGCCCAGCCCGTGCCGCTTGAGCTGTATTTGCGCAGCAAAGTCGATGTGACAACGGGTGAGATTTCGCTCGACAGGGTGGGGTAG
- the tssB gene encoding type VI secretion system contractile sheath small subunit → MAGSSQKFIARNRAPRVQIEYDVELYGAEKKVQLPFVMGVMSDLAGKSEVEQPAVADRKFLEIDVDNFDDRMKSIAPRAAFTVPNTLTGEGNMAVDITFNSMDDFSPAAIAAKVEPLAELLDARTQLSNLMTYMDGKSGAEDLISKIMQDPALLKTLAAQPKPDAKEEG, encoded by the coding sequence ATGGCCGGTAGTTCCCAAAAATTCATTGCTCGCAACAGGGCCCCCCGCGTCCAGATCGAATACGATGTGGAGCTTTATGGTGCCGAGAAAAAGGTGCAATTGCCGTTTGTCATGGGCGTGATGAGCGACCTTGCCGGTAAATCCGAAGTTGAACAGCCTGCGGTTGCTGATCGCAAGTTCCTTGAGATTGACGTTGATAACTTCGATGACCGGATGAAGTCGATTGCGCCGCGCGCCGCCTTTACCGTGCCCAATACCCTGACGGGTGAAGGCAACATGGCAGTTGATATCACTTTCAACAGCATGGATGATTTTTCCCCGGCTGCGATTGCGGCCAAGGTTGAGCCGCTGGCCGAGCTGCTGGATGCGCGCACCCAGTTGAGCAACCTGATGACCTATATGGACGGTAAATCCGGTGCCGAGGATCTGATCAGCAAGATCATGCAGGACCCGGCGCTGCTTAAGACCTTGGCGGCACAGCCAAAACCTGACGCGAAAGAGGAGGGATAA
- the tssA gene encoding type VI secretion system protein TssA, whose amino-acid sequence MDVAKLLEPHGDDEPSGENLEYDPGFVDMELAAQPGEEKQEGDKILEAEDPDFGDVVKKAVAVLERSHDIRAAVFFAEATLHTKGLTGFAEATAFVRGCLETYWDSCHPELDEDDDNDPTMRINAVQGLNGGDTVIRALRKAPLTESRMFGNMGLRMIEIAEGTATAPAGMAEVPDSAAVNAAFQDTDSQILSDFLAAALSAQADLKAIDAIFVEKTPGQGPDLEDVQKVLNQVVRRLSEVVGGDAVVPEEGAEVAAGDAPAAGGAPAAAPSAPAGIQSPSDVSNALDRIISYYERQEPSSPMPILLERAKKLVGADFLTIMKEIAPQGLEQAKNVAGIRGD is encoded by the coding sequence ATGGACGTTGCTAAGTTGCTTGAACCCCATGGGGATGACGAGCCGAGCGGTGAAAATCTTGAGTATGACCCCGGGTTTGTGGACATGGAACTGGCCGCGCAACCCGGCGAAGAGAAGCAAGAAGGCGACAAGATTCTTGAAGCCGAAGACCCGGACTTTGGCGATGTTGTTAAAAAAGCTGTGGCGGTACTGGAACGCAGCCACGACATTCGCGCCGCTGTGTTTTTTGCGGAAGCGACGCTGCATACCAAAGGGCTGACCGGGTTCGCCGAAGCGACCGCTTTTGTACGTGGTTGCCTTGAGACCTACTGGGACAGCTGCCACCCGGAACTGGATGAAGACGACGACAATGATCCCACCATGCGGATCAACGCGGTTCAGGGGCTGAACGGCGGCGACACGGTGATCCGGGCCTTGCGTAAGGCACCGCTGACTGAAAGCCGAATGTTTGGCAACATGGGCTTGCGGATGATCGAGATTGCTGAAGGGACCGCGACGGCCCCGGCTGGCATGGCAGAGGTGCCCGATAGCGCGGCGGTAAACGCAGCCTTTCAGGATACCGATTCGCAAATTCTGTCAGATTTCCTTGCCGCGGCCTTGAGCGCACAGGCGGATCTCAAGGCGATTGACGCTATTTTTGTTGAGAAAACCCCAGGTCAGGGCCCGGATCTGGAAGATGTGCAAAAGGTTCTGAACCAAGTTGTGCGCCGCCTTTCCGAAGTGGTTGGCGGAGATGCCGTTGTCCCCGAAGAAGGGGCCGAAGTTGCAGCAGGGGACGCACCCGCTGCGGGTGGGGCACCGGCGGCTGCGCCAAGTGCCCCTGCCGGGATTCAATCCCCCTCTGATGTGTCGAACGCGCTGGACCGGATCATCAGTTATTATGAACGCCAAGAACCTTCCAGTCCGATGCCGATCCTGCTGGAGCGCGCCAAGAAACTGGTTGGTGCTGATTTCCTGACGATCATGAAGGAAATTGCACCTCAGGGCCTGGAGCAGGCCAAGAATGTTGCGGGGATCAGAGGTGATTAA
- a CDS encoding type VI secretion system accessory protein TagJ, translating into MTPEEHLKSGDLAATLTALQDKVRAEPAEAKLRIFLFQLLCVLGDWKRAINQLKLSGEMDPLALMMAQTYREGIICEVYREKVFKGEKEPMVFGEPDPWLALLIEAQKMLAQGKPAEAAALREQAFEQAPTSSGTVNGTAFEWIADADMRMGPVLEIVINGRYFWLPFAQVSKLVIEEPADLRDAVWTAATVTLRNGGEVVALIPTRYAGTPENGGDAEKLSRATNWIDAGGETFVGVGQRLFATDQDDVALLDVRELIIDHGPDEPEEAAQDG; encoded by the coding sequence ATGACGCCCGAAGAACATCTTAAATCTGGCGATCTGGCTGCCACACTCACTGCATTGCAGGACAAGGTCCGCGCAGAACCTGCGGAAGCCAAGCTGCGCATTTTTCTGTTCCAGCTGCTGTGTGTTCTGGGCGATTGGAAGCGGGCGATTAATCAACTGAAGCTTAGTGGTGAAATGGATCCCTTGGCCCTGATGATGGCCCAGACTTATCGCGAGGGGATCATCTGTGAAGTCTACCGCGAGAAGGTCTTTAAGGGCGAAAAGGAACCGATGGTTTTTGGTGAGCCTGACCCTTGGCTTGCCCTATTGATCGAAGCGCAGAAAATGCTGGCCCAAGGCAAACCTGCCGAGGCCGCTGCCCTGCGTGAACAGGCTTTTGAACAGGCACCGACCAGTTCGGGGACCGTAAATGGCACCGCATTTGAATGGATCGCCGATGCTGATATGCGCATGGGCCCGGTGCTGGAGATTGTGATCAACGGGCGGTATTTCTGGCTGCCCTTTGCACAGGTTTCGAAACTTGTGATCGAAGAACCCGCAGATTTGCGCGATGCGGTCTGGACTGCCGCCACCGTGACCCTGCGCAATGGCGGTGAAGTGGTGGCCCTAATCCCGACCAGATATGCCGGCACGCCTGAGAATGGTGGCGACGCTGAAAAATTATCCCGCGCAACCAATTGGATAGACGCGGGTGGCGAAACCTTTGTTGGTGTTGGACAACGGCTGTTTGCAACCGATCAGGATGATGTTGCACTGCTTGATGTGCGCGAGTTGATCATCGATCACGGCCCGGATGAACCGGAAGAGGCTGCACAAGATGGCTGA
- a CDS encoding Hcp family type VI secretion system effector has product MAANMFMEIDKIPGDATEGNHKNWIVLESATFELERAVDMTDLGSNQRAHANTNFQKIELTSQVGKASNLLALAVANGTVKDSVTMHWCRSGDGDGEGLKPFAIWTFKNVIVDKFSISASADGIPEETWSLAYVGVKMEYHHTDQATGALAKENEFLWNLRSGKMETYSGD; this is encoded by the coding sequence ATGGCTGCTAATATGTTCATGGAAATCGACAAAATCCCTGGTGATGCGACCGAAGGGAACCATAAGAACTGGATCGTTCTGGAATCTGCTACCTTTGAACTGGAACGTGCGGTTGATATGACCGATCTGGGATCAAACCAGCGTGCACATGCCAACACCAACTTCCAGAAAATCGAACTGACGTCACAGGTTGGTAAAGCCTCCAACTTGCTGGCGCTGGCTGTTGCCAACGGCACGGTCAAGGATTCCGTCACGATGCACTGGTGCCGTTCCGGTGATGGCGACGGTGAAGGTCTGAAACCTTTTGCGATCTGGACATTCAAGAACGTGATCGTTGACAAGTTCAGCATCTCTGCCAGCGCGGATGGTATCCCGGAAGAGACGTGGTCACTGGCCTATGTTGGTGTGAAAATGGAATACCACCACACCGATCAGGCAACTGGTGCTCTGGCCAAAGAGAACGAATTCCTCTGGAACCTGCGTTCCGGCAAGATGGAAACCTATTCCGGCGATTGA
- the tssF gene encoding type VI secretion system baseplate subunit TssF, with the protein MDTRLLRHYENELSFMRDMGAEFADAYPKIANRLGMEGVEVMDPYVERLLEGVAFLSARVQLELEMQFPVFTSHLLEIIYPHYLAPTPSMMIAQFKPDLSNAGLKTGYVLPRHTTVRSRLLDGEQTACEFRTAHKVTLWPIEISEAEYIDSRGGLVAAGVGTSSKARAGIRLRLKRLDGDPISELSMDDLTLYLDRQSGRSWQLHELLCTQTVGVAGRSADRRADWTMGLPKGALKQVGLTREEALLPTPRRTFDGYRLLQEYFAMPERFMFVNLSGLQPALRKAKGAEVDIYILLGDGNKDLAPAITPEAFGLNAVPAVNLFRKRCDRLHVTARDTEQHVVPNRTAGLDFEIYNIESVTGISGDGADDVEFRPFYSATDFTAAGDMHATYYTQSRKMRQRSEKERLRGVRTSYLGSEVYLSLVDRKQAPYSAKLDQLAVTALCTNRDLPMLLSTGDDNVFHLPEGGPVKTVRTPISPTRPHPTLAQGDTAWRLISHLSLNYLSIAQTTDGSSAEALRELIGIYAPLGNRVTEKQLEGITNVSSRPIVRRMSDEVLSTAVRGLEITIEFDETFFEGTSVYVLGAVMERFFRKYTTINSFTETVLKTERRGEIARWRPTSGLGQTL; encoded by the coding sequence ATGGATACCCGACTGCTCAGACATTACGAAAATGAACTGTCCTTCATGCGCGATATGGGGGCGGAATTTGCAGATGCCTATCCAAAGATTGCCAATCGCCTGGGGATGGAAGGGGTCGAGGTCATGGACCCCTATGTCGAGCGTTTGCTTGAAGGGGTCGCGTTTCTGTCAGCACGGGTGCAGCTGGAACTGGAAATGCAGTTTCCGGTTTTCACCTCGCACCTGCTTGAGATTATCTATCCGCATTATCTGGCACCCACACCCTCGATGATGATTGCGCAATTCAAACCTGACCTGTCGAATGCGGGTTTGAAAACCGGTTATGTCCTGCCGCGTCATACAACTGTACGCAGCCGTTTGTTGGACGGCGAACAAACAGCTTGTGAATTTCGCACCGCTCATAAAGTCACCCTCTGGCCGATCGAGATTTCCGAGGCAGAATATATCGACAGCCGTGGTGGTCTGGTTGCGGCGGGTGTCGGGACCAGCAGCAAGGCGCGCGCGGGCATCCGATTGCGGCTGAAGCGGTTGGACGGCGATCCGATTTCCGAACTCAGCATGGATGATCTGACGCTTTATCTGGATCGTCAATCCGGGCGCAGTTGGCAATTGCATGAACTGCTCTGCACCCAGACGGTTGGTGTTGCCGGGCGGTCTGCGGATCGGCGGGCGGATTGGACAATGGGCCTGCCCAAGGGCGCGTTGAAACAGGTTGGCCTGACACGGGAAGAGGCGCTACTGCCGACCCCGCGCCGCACGTTTGACGGGTATCGGTTGTTGCAGGAGTATTTTGCAATGCCCGAAAGGTTCATGTTTGTGAATCTCAGCGGTTTGCAACCGGCCCTGCGCAAGGCCAAAGGGGCAGAGGTGGATATTTACATCCTGCTGGGCGATGGCAACAAGGATCTGGCACCGGCCATCACACCCGAAGCCTTTGGTCTGAACGCCGTGCCCGCCGTTAATCTGTTTCGCAAACGCTGTGACCGGCTGCATGTGACGGCGCGGGATACAGAACAGCATGTTGTGCCCAACCGCACGGCGGGGCTGGATTTCGAGATTTACAATATCGAATCCGTCACCGGCATCAGTGGCGATGGTGCCGATGATGTCGAATTCCGGCCCTTCTATTCCGCAACGGATTTTACCGCCGCCGGTGATATGCACGCGACCTATTACACACAAAGCCGCAAGATGCGCCAACGCAGTGAAAAGGAACGGCTGCGCGGTGTGCGCACCTCTTATCTGGGATCGGAGGTTTACCTGTCTTTGGTGGATCGCAAACAGGCGCCTTATTCTGCCAAACTGGACCAACTGGCCGTCACCGCTCTTTGCACCAACCGTGATCTTCCGATGTTGCTGTCCACGGGAGATGACAATGTTTTCCACCTGCCGGAGGGGGGGCCGGTCAAGACGGTGCGCACCCCTATTTCGCCGACACGGCCGCATCCGACACTGGCACAGGGCGATACTGCCTGGCGTCTGATCAGCCATCTTTCACTGAATTACCTGTCGATTGCCCAGACCACCGATGGCAGCTCTGCTGAGGCGCTGCGCGAATTGATCGGGATTTACGCGCCTCTTGGCAACCGCGTTACCGAAAAGCAGCTTGAAGGGATTACTAATGTTTCAAGCCGGCCGATTGTGCGCCGGATGAGCGACGAGGTGCTGTCCACCGCCGTGCGCGGATTAGAAATTACCATAGAATTTGACGAGACTTTTTTTGAAGGCACCAGCGTTTATGTGCTGGGCGCCGTGATGGAGCGGTTTTTCCGCAAATACACCACCATCAATAGTTTTACTGAGACGGTCTTAAAGACCGAACGACGGGGGGAAATCGCCAGATGGCGACCGACAAGCGGCCTGGGCCAGACACTCTAG
- the tssC gene encoding type VI secretion system contractile sheath large subunit yields the protein MAEEDVQVEAAGGETAFGSSEFESLLQKEFRPKSDQAKTAVESAVKALAEQALSNTALISDDALRSIEGIVAEIDKKLTEQVNLILHHEEFQQMESAWRGMHYLVNNTESDENLKIRFMSISKKEMHKTLRKFKGTAWDQSPIFKKLYTEEFSQLGGEPYGSLVADYHFDHSPQDVELLGEMAKIAAAGHAPLITGAKPELFQMDSWSELSNPRDLTKIFQTPEYASWKSLRESEDSKYVGLAMPRFLGRLPYGAKTEPVEAFSFEEDTDGSDHSKYGWINAAYGMAVNINRSFKEYGWCSRIRGVESGGTLENLPSHTFPTTDGGVDQKCPTEIAIDDRREAELAKNGMMPLIHRKNTDVATFMGAQSLHKPAEYDDPDATANANLAARLPYLFATCRFAHYLKCMVRDKVGSFKSRQDMERWLQEWINNYVDFNADISSENEKARKPLAAAEVVVEEVEGNPGYYTSKFFLRPHYQLEGLSVSLRLVSKLPSEKGA from the coding sequence ATGGCTGAAGAAGACGTCCAAGTAGAAGCAGCTGGCGGTGAAACGGCATTTGGCTCCTCCGAGTTTGAAAGCCTGCTGCAAAAGGAATTCCGTCCAAAGTCCGATCAGGCCAAGACGGCGGTTGAATCTGCGGTCAAGGCATTGGCGGAACAGGCGCTGAGCAATACGGCGCTGATTTCTGACGATGCGCTGCGCTCTATCGAAGGCATTGTTGCCGAGATTGACAAAAAGCTGACAGAGCAGGTGAATCTGATCCTGCACCACGAAGAGTTCCAGCAAATGGAAAGCGCGTGGCGCGGCATGCATTATCTGGTCAACAACACTGAATCAGATGAGAACCTGAAAATCCGGTTCATGAGCATTTCCAAGAAAGAGATGCACAAGACCCTGCGCAAATTCAAAGGCACGGCTTGGGATCAATCGCCGATCTTCAAGAAGCTCTATACAGAAGAGTTCTCGCAACTGGGTGGCGAACCCTATGGCTCTCTGGTGGCGGATTACCACTTTGACCACAGTCCGCAGGATGTTGAGCTGCTGGGCGAGATGGCCAAGATTGCCGCAGCCGGTCACGCACCGCTGATCACCGGGGCCAAGCCCGAGCTGTTCCAGATGGACAGCTGGTCAGAGCTGAGCAACCCGCGCGATCTGACCAAGATTTTCCAGACACCGGAATATGCGTCCTGGAAATCCCTGCGTGAAAGCGAAGACTCCAAATATGTCGGCCTTGCGATGCCGCGTTTTCTGGGGCGTCTGCCTTATGGCGCCAAAACCGAACCGGTTGAGGCTTTTTCGTTTGAAGAAGATACCGACGGGTCGGATCACAGCAAATATGGCTGGATCAATGCGGCCTATGGGATGGCGGTTAATATCAACCGCTCGTTCAAGGAATACGGCTGGTGCTCGCGCATTCGCGGCGTGGAATCCGGCGGTACGTTGGAAAACCTGCCTTCGCATACTTTCCCAACGACAGATGGTGGCGTGGACCAGAAATGCCCCACGGAAATCGCCATCGACGACCGGCGCGAAGCGGAGCTTGCCAAGAATGGCATGATGCCGCTGATCCACCGGAAAAACACGGACGTTGCAACATTTATGGGCGCTCAGTCTCTGCACAAGCCTGCAGAATATGACGACCCGGACGCGACGGCCAACGCAAATCTTGCAGCCCGCCTGCCTTATCTTTTCGCCACATGCCGTTTTGCACATTACCTTAAATGCATGGTGCGCGACAAAGTCGGGTCTTTCAAAAGCCGTCAGGATATGGAAAGATGGCTGCAAGAGTGGATCAACAATTACGTTGATTTCAACGCCGACATTTCGTCGGAAAACGAGAAGGCGCGGAAGCCGCTCGCAGCAGCAGAAGTTGTTGTCGAAGAGGTGGAAGGCAATCCCGGATATTACACGTCGAAGTTCTTCCTGCGCCCACATTACCAGTTGGAAGGCCTTTCGGTTTCATTGCGGCTTGTATCCAAGCTCCCTTCTGAAAAAGGCGCCTGA